The genome window TCCGGGGGCTTGTATCCTGGATGCTTGATTGTCAAAATTGATACGCTGGTGGGCGATCGAACTGTGTTTGTAGGACAATTACCAATTATCGATGACCTTTATTCACGCAACTGAACTCACGAATACAGGAATATAGCAATTTTTAAGTTAGTAAGGTACAGTTTGGTAATTGGTAATTGGTAATATCAATTCCGGCTGCGGCGGAATGATATCAAATCCGCCCTTCATCGTCGGGCGTAAAGTCGAATCAAGATGCCCGCAAATAATGCGCTAGTTTTCATGTTTTTGACCCGCCCGTCAACAGTCAACAGTCAACAGTCAACAATGATTCCGGTTGCACCGGAATCGATATGATTAATTTTTAAATAGTGGTTCTTGATAAAGCGGCACAGTAAAAGTAACCGTCGAGCCGAGTCCTTCCCCCATACTGTAAAAATTTACTGTACCCCCCATTGCTTCTACCAGTTTTTGAGAAATAGCCAATCCCAAACCGGTGCCGCCGTATTGCCTGGTACGAGCGCCGTCCACCTGAAAAAACGACTCAAATAATTTATCTTGCTTGTCGAGAGAAACGCCGATGCCAGTATCAGCAACTCTGATTTTCACCATTCCGGGGAACTGCTGGTTGTGAACAGTCACCTTTTTCTTAATAACCTCGGCACTGATGCGAATTCCCCCTTCCCCCGTAAATTTAATCGCATTGCCCGTGAGGTTCAAGATTACTTGAAGCAGGCGTTGGTAGTTGCCGTACACAATAATCTCGTCCTCCACAGGGGGTTTTTGGATTTGAAATTGCAATCGCTTTTGCTCGATTTGAACCCGCGTAAAATTCTCAACTTGTTGCAACAGTTCACCGAGTTTGACGGGAGCGAGGTCTAACTCCATTTTGCCAGCTTCGATTTTAGCGATATCCAAAATATCGTTAATCACATTGAACAAATGTACTGCAGATCGGTAAGCTTCTTCTATAAATTGGTGCGCTTCTTCGGGGTCATCTGCCATGCCGTCCACCAGCAGTTTTAGAAAGCCGAGGATGCCGTTGAGGGGAGTGCGGAGTTCGTGAGAAGTATTGGCAAGAAATTGACTTTTAAGTTGGGAAAGAGCTACGGCTTCGGCGCGGGCCTGTTCTAATTCTTGGTAAAGTGTAGCGTGGGCGATCGCACTGCCGACTTGAGCGACTAACTCGCGGGCGAATTCGAGTTCGACTGGACTCCATTTCGGGGCACTGCCGCAGCGGTGCAAACATATCAGTGCATTGGGTTGGTCTTCATAGGAGGTAGCGGCTACGAGCACGGAATGGCGACCGAAGGGATCGGTGGCGGGGGAGGCGTAATCGACTGCTACTGGTTTTAAGGTGGCTAAAGTTTGAATCCACCCTGGCTGTTCGGCTGCGCGCAGTTCTAATCCCAGCATAGAAGAGTAAGCTTCTTGGCGGTATTCAGCTACTACTTTAAAAGTTTTCGATTGGAGATTTTCGATTTGAGCGGGGGAAAGCGGGGGCGAGGGGTCGCTAGCTATTGACTGTTGTAATTCCCCAGCAGCAGCGGTCGAATTTTGCTGATTTTCCGAGGCAAGGAAGGGGGAGGTTTCAAGATTTTCGCTGTCTTTTTTGTAGGAACAGATGATGCAGCGGCTCGCGTTCAAAACTTGACCCAAGCTGTTAACAGTTTGCTGCCTAATTGTGTCTAAATCGAGGGTTTTGTGCAGGTTTTGAGCGATTTGGGAGATGATTTTACGGTCGATTTCCGAGTAGGGGGGGAGCGATCGACCGGGGATACGGCTCGCTGGAAGCGACATTTGTTGGCGGGCGTCCAAGGGGGATGGCAAAGCTCGATAGGGCATGAATTCTGGGGAGTCGGGCCGTCTGTCTGTGGGTTTGTCAGACAGCAGCCTTCCCATAACTAAGACTTTTGCAGCTTTGCCGTTTGAGTCGATCGCGGGAGTGAGTGTCAAATCGAAGAGAAAATATTGTCCGGCGTGGCAAAATGGATAGCTGAACCGTTGCGGTAGGAGGGTTTCGAGCGCCCGCCGCAGGATGTCGAGATAAGGCGCAGGGGGGATGGGTTGCAGGGTTTCGCTGAGGGGGCGATCGACAATTTGTTCTGCTGTGAGCTTGTACCGATCGGCTTTTTGCCAGTAAAAAGATAGATATCGACCAGAGGCGTCTTGGGTAAATACTAATTCTGCCCCTAACTCTTGAAAAAAAACTGTAGAGGCGAGGCTAGATCGCCGGAAATCTGTGTTAGAGTCCATCAGAGTAGGGGATGAAAGTAGTTCGGATTTTGGAGTCTTGAGTTTTTAATAGAGAACTCCAGACTTACCATTGTTTGGGGCTTCTACTGTTAATTTGTGAGCGATTAATCAATTTAAAAGCTGTTGGCTTTTTAATTACAACATTAATCGCTCAAAACTCAACAATTAGCAAAAATTTTTGGCTTCTACTATTGACTTTTGAGTGATTAATGAACTCATAAAATATTAATTTTTTAATTCTGAGTTCAACTCAAAACTCTTCGTTCTCAGCCTTTTTGGGTAATTTAAAGATAAAAATTAAGATTGAGAAATTAGGAATCTGCACCGATTAACTATCAACTGTGAAAATTACGCCAAAATATGAGGCTGCAAACAACTCTAGTCAGGGAACGGCTCACGCATTTTTTCCCTCACCTAGAATAGTTCCGAGGTTGTGATTTAGCCGAGTTCGCTCGCCCACCACCAGTAGCTTTTGCCGCGAAATCTGCAGGAGTGCGCGCGGGCGATCTAAATTTCACAGCCTGCAGATTTGCGCGCGCCGTCTGGGGCGAGAGCCGCTCAGTCGTTCCATTCGCCGCGGGGCGGGACTGGCGGGTTGCGGCGCAAACTCAGAGCCAGCTCGTCTTCGCGGCGCTCGCCTCTGAGCCACTGCTTGATTGCTGTTTCAATGACTTTGCTGGGGTCATTCGTCAAGTGCTTAATTTGGTCTAGCAGTTCAGAATCTATGTGGATAGATAGTTCCACTTTTTCTGACGAACTGTGGGAGGGTATACTTGACTGGCTCATAGTTAAAAAATCCTAGTTTTAATTCTTAAGTTTCAATTCTTTTGATGAGAACCGACTGGACTAGATATTTGCAGTCCCTGATTTGCACCCCACCTTTCCTCAACCGCTTAACAGCTTTCTGTACAATGAGACAGAGAAAAGTTTTTTCCTTTTGGGTGTCCGGGCTCGGTCGGACACTTGAAAGGGTAATAACTGATACTCTTGAGGTTTGCCTCAGTTGCGGTTTCCTCTCAATCCCCAGTAAGAGGTTGAAGTAAGCACTCTACTCTTGCTTGTGCGATCATACAACAAAAAGTATCCTTTGCCGATTAGCTCTTCCATAAAAAACATGACTAACGTCCCTGTATCTCGCATTCGCAATTTTTCGATTATTGCTCACATCGACCACGGAAAATCGACCTTGGCCGATCGCCTGTTGCAGGCGACTGGGACTGTGCAGGCACGGGAGATGAAGGAGCAGTTTTTAGACAATATGGATCTCGAACGCGAACGCGGCATTACGATCAAGCTGCAAGCGGCTCGGATGAATTATACTGCCAAGGACGGTCAGGACTACGTGCTGAATCTGATCGACACTCCCGGACACGTGGACTTTTCTTACGAGGTGTCGCGATCGCTAGCTGCTTGCGAAGGAGCGCTGCTGGTGGTAGACGCATCTCAAGGCGTGGAAGCACAAACCCTGGCAAATGTCTACCTTGCCTTGGGAAACAATTTGGAAATTATTCCTGTTTTAAATAAAATTGACCTGCCGGGGGCAGAACCGGAACGTGTAAAAGGGGAAATTGAAGAAATTATCGGTCTGGACTGTAGCGGGGCGATTGAGGCTTCGGCTAAGGAAGGAATTGGTATAAATGAGATTTTGGAGTCGATCGTCGAATTGGTGCCGCCGCCGCAGGATACTGTTGACAAACCGCTGCGGGCGCTAATTTTTGACAGTTATTACGACCCTTATCGCGGGGTAATTGTGTATTTCCGGGTGATGGACGGAAGTGTCAAAAAGGGCGATCGAGTTTTGTTGATGATTTCGGGTAAGGAAT of Oscillatoria nigro-viridis PCC 7112 contains these proteins:
- a CDS encoding type II toxin-antitoxin system CcdA family antitoxin; its protein translation is MSQSSIPSHSSSEKVELSIHIDSELLDQIKHLTNDPSKVIETAIKQWLRGERREDELALSLRRNPPVPPRGEWND
- a CDS encoding ATP-binding protein, with translation MDSNTDFRRSSLASTVFFQELGAELVFTQDASGRYLSFYWQKADRYKLTAEQIVDRPLSETLQPIPPAPYLDILRRALETLLPQRFSYPFCHAGQYFLFDLTLTPAIDSNGKAAKVLVMGRLLSDKPTDRRPDSPEFMPYRALPSPLDARQQMSLPASRIPGRSLPPYSEIDRKIISQIAQNLHKTLDLDTIRQQTVNSLGQVLNASRCIICSYKKDSENLETSPFLASENQQNSTAAAGELQQSIASDPSPPLSPAQIENLQSKTFKVVAEYRQEAYSSMLGLELRAAEQPGWIQTLATLKPVAVDYASPATDPFGRHSVLVAATSYEDQPNALICLHRCGSAPKWSPVELEFARELVAQVGSAIAHATLYQELEQARAEAVALSQLKSQFLANTSHELRTPLNGILGFLKLLVDGMADDPEEAHQFIEEAYRSAVHLFNVINDILDIAKIEAGKMELDLAPVKLGELLQQVENFTRVQIEQKRLQFQIQKPPVEDEIIVYGNYQRLLQVILNLTGNAIKFTGEGGIRISAEVIKKKVTVHNQQFPGMVKIRVADTGIGVSLDKQDKLFESFFQVDGARTRQYGGTGLGLAISQKLVEAMGGTVNFYSMGEGLGSTVTFTVPLYQEPLFKN